CAACCTGACCGTCGTAGCCGGGCTCATATTACTTCCTGTCCTGCCAGGCACATTATAAAGAATAATCGGAAGTTTCGAAACCTCAGCAATAGCCTTATAATGTTGATAGATTCCCTCTTGCGTTGGTTTGTTATAATAAGGTGAAACTGATAAAATAGCAATGTAATCCAATACCTTAAAATTCTTGATTTGTTCAACTATTTCAAAAGTATTGTTGCCACCGATTCCAGCTACCAATGGGATACGCTTATTGACATGCTTAGAAGTAAATTCCCACACCTTCTTTCGTTCATCAGGATTCAATGTTGCAGTTTCACCTGTTGTGCCCAATGAAACCAAATAATCAATTCCTCCCTCGATTTGATAATCAATCAAATTTCCTAAAGTGTCGTAATCTACTGTGCCGTCCGCATGGAATGGAGTAACTAATGCAACTCCCGCACCTTGAAGCTCGTTCATCGTTTGTATATATTATTTTTAATTTTTATTCATTAATCATTGATAGCAGTTGAGCTTCAGAAATCATCGGAATCTGAAGTTTTTCTGCCTTTGCCAGTTTTGATGGACCCATTTTATCACCAGCAACTAAATAATTCAGCTTTGAAGAAATACTGCTCAGCATCTTGCCACCGTGCGCCTCGATCAATTCCGTCAATTCTTCCCGGGAATAATCTGCAAATACACCGGAAATCAAAAACGTTTTGCCCGATAAACTATCTCCGGCGAGTTGTATTTCTTTTTCTTCTATTTCGAACTGAAGGCCTAAGGATTTGAGTTTTTCAATCTCTTCCCAATGTTCAGGATTTGTCAGATACGCATGTATACTGTCTGCTATCCGGAGTCCTATATCCTGTACTGACAATATTTCGTCTACAGTGGAATTCTTGATTGCCTCGATATTTTTAAAGTGTTGCGCAAGTTTTTTTGCTACCGTCTCTCCAATATGGCGAATTCCCAAAGCAAATAGCACCTTCTCGAAAGGTTTATTTTTAGATTGTTCAATACCATTTAGCATATTGTCAATAGACTTCTGACCAAAACGTTCAATACCGACCAACTCATCCTTTCTATCAATCAAAGTATAGATATCTGCTATTTTGCGAATCAATCCAAGCTTGTAGAATGTTTCTATTGTTTCATCTCCCAAACCTTGAATATCCATCATTTTTCTGCCTATAAAGTGCTGCAGCTTTCCTACTATTTGAGGTTTGCAGCCATCTTCATTTGGGCAATAATGTACAGCTTCACCCTCTTCTCGAATTAATGGAGTATTACATTCAGGACATGTACTTGGATATTCAAATGCTTTTGTTCCTTCTGGTCTTTTTTCAACATTTGCACCAATGATTTTAGGGATTATTTCACCTCCTTTTTCGACAAATACAGTATCGTGTTCATGTAGATCCAGACGAGCAATTTCATTTGCATTATGTAAAGAAGCTCTTTTTACCGTTGTGCCAGCTAACAAAACTGGTTTTAAATTGGCAACAGGAGTAACAGCTCCGGTTCTTCCAACCTGATAACTAATGCTGTTCAAGATCGTTTCGACACGCTCAGCTTTGAATTTATAAGATATAGCCCAACGTGGTGATTTAGCGGTAAAGCCTAATTCCTCTTGTTGTGCGAAATCATTGACTTTGATTACAATGCCATCGATTTCATAAGTCAGTTTGTGGCGGGCATCATCCCAATAATGGATGAATTCCAAAACCTCGTCAATAGAATTACAAAGTTTTGAATGTTCACAGACTGGGAAGCCCCAAGATTTGACTTCTTCGATGCTATGCCTATGATCATGGAACAATTTATTTCTATTGTCACAGTACAGAAAGTACAGGAAGCAATCTAAAGGTCTTTTGGCCACCTCTCCAGAATCCTGAAGCTTGATTGTGCCGGATGCAAAATTCCTTGGGTTGGCATAGGTTTGTTCCCCATTGTCTTCACGCTCTTTGTTCAACCTCAGAAAAGCAGATTTATGCATGAAAATCTCGCCACGGATATCGAAACTTGGCGGATAATTCCCTTTCCTCAATTGATGTGGAATACTGCGGATTGTTTTTACATTATTAGTAACTTCATCACCTTGTGTACCATCCCCACGTGTCACTGCCTGGACGAGTTTGCCGTTTTCATAAGATATTGAGATCGATAAACCGTCGAACTTCAACTCAGCTACATACTGAACTTGATCTCCAACTACTTTTCTTACCCTTCCATCAAAATCTTTTAATTCCTGTTCGTTATAGGTATTGCCCAAAGACATCATAGGCCATTTATGACGGACAGTATTAAACCTTTGTGTAATATCACCACCAACTTTTAGGGTAGGGGAGTTCGGGTCTCTAAATTCAGGATATTGAATTTCCAAAGCCTCCAGTTCCTTCAATTTATGGTCAAAATCGTAATCCGAAATGGAGGGTTGAGCTAACACATAATATTGATAATTATATTCGTTTAGCTCACGGGTAAGTTCTTCTATTTTCGCTTGAATATCTACAGACATAGACCACGAAAATACAAAATATTCTAAGGGTAAAATAATTTAAAATCACTAATTAAAAAATTGCTCAAAGTGTTGCAAAACAATGCAGATTAACAAAAGAAAGATAATTCAGATGATCTATCTTTAATGAAAATTATTGTCATGAAGCTGCGAGAATTTATGGATTTTATTCACGTAATAATCCCATATTATTGATTTCTTGTATCTTCCTTTTTTGTTTTCCTTTTGGCTGTATTTTTTTCTTTTTCTTGCGGTTTTGAAAAAATTCTTGAAGAAATATTGGTGACCTCTACTTACTGCCCAAGCATCTGCTGATTTTCCGTCAAATAAAAATTTGATCAAAGCAAATAAATCCCACCACAATCTGCAAGCAATAATCCATACAGCCATCATAAAAGAATGGTTTTTTTGGATCATCACTAAATTGTTCCTGAAATTGAGATATGTTTTTGTGGGGGTTGCTTGTTTTCAAAGTACCACCACCAACATGGAATACTAATGAGTTTGGACAGTAACCAACTTTATAACCCATTTTTTTTAGTCTCCAACAGAGGTCAATTTCTTCAAAATGGGCGAAGAAATCTGCATCAAACCCTTCAGCCTCTTTCCATGCATTTGACTTAATGAATAATGCTGCACCTGTTGCCCAAAATACTTCTCGAGCATCGTTGTACTGACCATGATCTTTTTCTACCTTATCCAAGATCCTTCCCCTACAGAATGGGAAACCAAAATAGTCTATGTATCCACCCGCTGCACCAGCATGCTCAAATTCACCCTTATTATGATAAGACTGAATTTTTGGCTGACAAGCGACTAATAATGGATCTGCCTCCATTTGCTGTATTACAGGTTCAATCCAGCCCTCAGTAACTTCCACATCGGAGTTAAGCAAGATGTAATAATCGGCTTCAACACGTTTTAAGATTTCATTGTAACCACCAGCAAAACCTAGATTCTCTGTGTTTTTGATTATCTTGAACATTGGGAAATTCTCTTCTACATAGGAAATAGAATCATCTGTAGAACCATTGTCACCAATGATAAATTCAATATTTGGGTATGTGCTATTAAATACCGAAGGAAGGAATTTCTCCAAGAAATACTTCCCGTTCCAATTTAATATGACAACTGCAACTTTCGGGTAATTTGACATTTAATTTCTTCTTTTACGCTTCCATCTACGATGAGACCATAGCCAATAGGCTGGTTCTTCTTTTATAATACGTTCTGTAAAACGATTATGAATATGCGTGATCTCATGTTCTGGGTATTCATCTGGATTTACGACCAAGGTCGTAAACTTGCATGAGTAATATCCTCTTTTTTCTTTTCTCCTGACCTCACAGAAAACTACCGGGAACTTCATTAACCGAGCAATTCTTTCAGTGCCGGTATAAACCAAAGTTTCTTGGTTCAAAAATTCCATAAAATAATCAGAATCCTGATAGGTAGGTGTCTGGTCGGCTACAAACATACTAATATGTGGATGATTTTTCAATTTAATAATATGTCTGAGGATTTGTTTCATCGGTACCATCTCAGCTCCAAACCTTGATCGTATACCATTGTGGATATTGTTGAAAACTTTGTTGTTCAAAGGTTTATATATAATTAGTTCAGGTACATCCATCATCAAAGAAAGGCGATGGATTGAAAGTTCCCAATTGCCATAGTGAGAGGTTACACCAATAACACCTTTGCCTTTTTCTGTATACTGGTAAACCTCCTCTGGATTTAACAATTCAATTCTCTTAATTACTTCTTCAGGTTTAATACTTGCCATCTTGATCGACTCTACGATCAAATCGGGGAAATAACGATAGAATTTGTATGCAATATCTTTGATTTCTTTCTCTGATTTCTCTGGGAAAGCATTCCGTAAGTTTTGTAAAACCACCTTTTTTCGGTACCCAAAAACGTAATAGATTAAGATGAAAAGGAAATCAGAGAGGACATATAAGCACCAAAAGGGAAGGAGAGAAATTAAATACCATGTTCCGTAAATGAGTTTTTCCTTCATGCCAATTTTAAAGTACTTTATAAATATCCCCAAATAAAGTTATTTTTGCGGACAATTTGAAGGGAATATTAGTTTATGACAGAAGGAATATTACTACCAGCGCTTTATTTACCAAATATCAGTTATTTTCAGGCCATCAAAAATAGTGAAGGCCCGATTATTATTGAGCAATATGAGAATTTTCCAAAGCAAACATTTCGTACACGTACAGAGATTGCTACTGCAAATGGGATTTTAAACCTGATGGTTCCGATTGTTCATGGAAAAAAAATGAGAGTTCCAATGAAAGATGTTCAGATTAATTATGACCATCCTTGGCAAAGGCTCCATTGGTTAAGTATACAGACAGCATACAGAAGTTCTCCTTATTTTGAATACTATGAGGATGATTTCAAGATTTTTTATGATCGCGAGTATGATCTA
The Sphingobacterium daejeonense genome window above contains:
- the dapA gene encoding 4-hydroxy-tetrahydrodipicolinate synthase, which produces MNELQGAGVALVTPFHADGTVDYDTLGNLIDYQIEGGIDYLVSLGTTGETATLNPDERKKVWEFTSKHVNKRIPLVAGIGGNNTFEIVEQIKNFKVLDYIAILSVSPYYNKPTQEGIYQHYKAIAEVSKLPIILYNVPGRTGSNMSPATTVRLAKDFKNIVATKEASGNFSQFSEILRDKPKDFLLISGDDPVTLPMMAMGAAGIISVVGNAYPTKVSALAHLCSEGNFDEARAIHLELLNMIDLCFIEGNPAGVKYILEKKGIGKDYVRLPLVPVSPKTKEAIDAEMQLLG
- the ligA gene encoding NAD-dependent DNA ligase LigA, producing the protein MSVDIQAKIEELTRELNEYNYQYYVLAQPSISDYDFDHKLKELEALEIQYPEFRDPNSPTLKVGGDITQRFNTVRHKWPMMSLGNTYNEQELKDFDGRVRKVVGDQVQYVAELKFDGLSISISYENGKLVQAVTRGDGTQGDEVTNNVKTIRSIPHQLRKGNYPPSFDIRGEIFMHKSAFLRLNKEREDNGEQTYANPRNFASGTIKLQDSGEVAKRPLDCFLYFLYCDNRNKLFHDHRHSIEEVKSWGFPVCEHSKLCNSIDEVLEFIHYWDDARHKLTYEIDGIVIKVNDFAQQEELGFTAKSPRWAISYKFKAERVETILNSISYQVGRTGAVTPVANLKPVLLAGTTVKRASLHNANEIARLDLHEHDTVFVEKGGEIIPKIIGANVEKRPEGTKAFEYPSTCPECNTPLIREEGEAVHYCPNEDGCKPQIVGKLQHFIGRKMMDIQGLGDETIETFYKLGLIRKIADIYTLIDRKDELVGIERFGQKSIDNMLNGIEQSKNKPFEKVLFALGIRHIGETVAKKLAQHFKNIEAIKNSTVDEILSVQDIGLRIADSIHAYLTNPEHWEEIEKLKSLGLQFEIEEKEIQLAGDSLSGKTFLISGVFADYSREELTELIEAHGGKMLSSISSKLNYLVAGDKMGPSKLAKAEKLQIPMISEAQLLSMINE
- a CDS encoding glycosyltransferase family 2 protein; the protein is MSNYPKVAVVILNWNGKYFLEKFLPSVFNSTYPNIEFIIGDNGSTDDSISYVEENFPMFKIIKNTENLGFAGGYNEILKRVEADYYILLNSDVEVTEGWIEPVIQQMEADPLLVACQPKIQSYHNKGEFEHAGAAGGYIDYFGFPFCRGRILDKVEKDHGQYNDAREVFWATGAALFIKSNAWKEAEGFDADFFAHFEEIDLCWRLKKMGYKVGYCPNSLVFHVGGGTLKTSNPHKNISQFQEQFSDDPKKPFFYDGCMDYCLQIVVGFICFDQIFI
- a CDS encoding lysophospholipid acyltransferase family protein, which translates into the protein MKEKLIYGTWYLISLLPFWCLYVLSDFLFILIYYVFGYRKKVVLQNLRNAFPEKSEKEIKDIAYKFYRYFPDLIVESIKMASIKPEEVIKRIELLNPEEVYQYTEKGKGVIGVTSHYGNWELSIHRLSLMMDVPELIIYKPLNNKVFNNIHNGIRSRFGAEMVPMKQILRHIIKLKNHPHISMFVADQTPTYQDSDYFMEFLNQETLVYTGTERIARLMKFPVVFCEVRRKEKRGYYSCKFTTLVVNPDEYPEHEITHIHNRFTERIIKEEPAYWLWSHRRWKRKRRN
- a CDS encoding WbqC family protein: MTEGILLPALYLPNISYFQAIKNSEGPIIIEQYENFPKQTFRTRTEIATANGILNLMVPIVHGKKMRVPMKDVQINYDHPWQRLHWLSIQTAYRSSPYFEYYEDDFKIFYDREYDLLLDYNVEQLKLILKLLKLNREIIFTEKYTSESPNEIDYRTAIHPKKPSLIVSQKPYYQLFEDSNGFQEDISIIDLLFSQGPQSKNFF